GAAGTAGGCGGACTCGATCTCCCACCGCTGATGGTAGAGCTTGAACTCGAAGGCGGGATACCGGCGGCGGTCGAGCAGAGTGGTGGCCAGCCGGTAGACGCCGGCGTGCCGTCCGGCCGTGGTGGCGATGGTGATCTCGCACTCGATGATGCGGACCTCCACCCAGCCGAGCCTGGACAGGAAAGATCCGTCGGGGAAGCGGCCCAGGACGGGGGGCTTGCGGGCGGCGGACAGCCGGGCGAGGAAGGCGGCGCCGGTGTCGGCGACGGTTTCCAGGAGCGGGTTGCCGGACAGGCCTCGGTCCAGCAGCACGATCATGTCAGCGTGCAGGGAGCGGGCGAGGCGCTTGGCATGGGTGCTCTCGCCGTGGGTGCCGGGGCCGAAGACCGCGTCGATGACGGCCCGGGTGCCACAGGCGACCAGCGCGACCAGCAGAATCTGCGGGTAGTCGGCGGTCGTGTACTGGTTGGAGCCCTTGCCCAGGCGGGCACGGGTGGCGGGGGCGTCCGGCACGTCCAGGCTGGTGCCGTCGATCGCGACGACCAGCAGGCCGGCCCAACGGGCGCCGGTGGTGCGGATCGCGCTCGCGGGCCCGCGCAACAGGTTGAACAGGGCCCGCAGTGGACGCACGCCAAGTCGCGTACGGGCGTGCCACAACGCGGTCGCGGTGATCCTCGGTATCGGCACGGCGTCGAGCGCGCCGGTGAGTTTGGACCACACGGCCGGGTATCCGCACTCCTCGAACAGCGCGGCCGCCAGTAGCAGGTAGACCACCACCCGCGCGAGCAATTTCCTCAGACGCTGCTGCACCGCGCCGCACTCGGCAAGGACCTCGTCGACCATCTCGAACGGCACGATCTGCGTCAACTCGCCCAGATGGCCCGGGGCGAAGACACCTTCGGCTACCGCGATCTCGCGGGTGATGACACACTGACCGGACAGCGGAGCTCCCGTGGTAAACGACTCGTCTTGGCGGACAAGCCGTTCTACCGGGGCTCCGCTTCCTGCGTCCGGCAGTCGGCCAGAACCAGGTCCAGACCTTGCCGCCAACCGCGCAGCGCGTCACCGCCATGGGCTGGGCCCGGCCCCGAGCCTTGCATCCCGGCAGCACCGTGGGAGGATCCGGAGCGATCGTTTGTCGCTTGGGGGCGTGATGAATCGGATCCTTGGTGGTGCGTGTGCGGTGGCGGCGCTGGCGGTGGTAACCGCATGCGGTCCGGCCGACGGTGGGAGCCGCGGCGCTGCCACGGTGTCGGGTGCGCCATCGGTGTCATCCGCCGTATCCGCGGCGAGTGCCACACCCGCTCGACACCGGGTCGCGCTGCCGGAACCGGCTCCACCGACGGCCCAATGGATTCTGGATGTCCTGAGGAAACCGCCGACAGTCGTCCCGTCTGAATGCCCCACGCCGGAGCTGTCGAACATGCTTGTGCTCGACTCCGACGGACACGACCGGGCCGATGTGGTCTGGCTGGTGGACGACGTCGATGTCTGCGCCGGGACGATCACGCGTGACGGGGACGGTGACGTGCTGCCATCCGTCCTGCACGGCACACTCGACGGCCTCGCCGCCACACCGCCCGTCCAGTTCGGTGGTGTCCAGGTCGGCCCAGACATGTTCACTGTCTTCCTCGGGGCGGGAGGCGAGGTCACCCTGAAGGGCGACGACGCTCACACCTTCGGCCCGGTGCACCAGCGGACGGTCGTGCTCGGCGGTGGCCGGACCGCCACCTTCGTTGAGTATCGTTTCGCGGTCCCTTTCCAGGGTGCCCCGCTAGGCCAGGACCTGGCGCTGTGCCCCGCGTCGGGTACCAACTGCCGAAAGGCGTACTGACCCGCCGCCGCCAACAGCGCTCCTTGCGGCATCCTGACACCCGCCGCAAAACCTTAACTTCATGGCCTTGGGCTTTAGGCCGGGCGGGAATGCGATCCTTGGCGCGGAGGCGCGAAGCGCCGGAGGTCTCTGCGCTCTGCGGTGACGTTCAGGTGGGCCGCTTCTGGTTCTCGATGTACTCCATGACGATGCTGAGAGGTGCGCCGCCGCAGGAACCGGCGAAGTCCGAGGGTGCCCAGAACACGGACCCCATTGCGATCCGGTTGACGCGTCCGATGTACTCGGCGCGCAGGTAGCGGGAGCTGACGCCCTTGAGGCTGTTGACCAGCTTGGAGACGGACACCTTGGGTGCGTAGTGCGCCAGCAGGTGGATGTGATCGCCTTCGCCGTTGAACTCGCGCAGCTCTCGCACACGTCGCGCATGATCTCCTCGCGGCGGGTCAGCATGTCGTTGTTGAAGACATCGCGCCGGTACGTGGTGACGAATACCAAGTGTGCGTGAAGGTTGTGGACGAATGTGTAGTATCGCCGCATTGACCTTGAGGGGGTGGGCTGGATGATCCGTGCGTACAAGTTCCTCATGAGGCCCACCGCGGGTCAGGAGCAGGCGTTGACCGAGATGCTCCGGGATCACTGCTCGCTGTACAACGGGGCCCTTCAGGAGCGGCGCGACGCCTACCAGCACGCATCGAAGACGAGCGTCAAGTACGGGATGCAGTCGGCGCAGCTCAAGGAGATCCGGGCGTTCGACCCGGAGCGTCAGGGCCGGTGGTCGTTCTCCTCGCAGCAGGCGACGCTTCGCCGGTTGGACAAGGCGTTCGCGGCGTTCTTCCGCCGGGTCAAGTCCGGTGAGACGCCCGGCTACCCGCGCTTCCGGGGCGTGAACTGGTTCGACACGGTGGACTTCCCCAAGGACGGCGACGGCTGCCGCTGGGACTCCACCCCGCACGACCCCGTCACCCGCGTCCGGCTCCAGGGCATCGGGCACGTCAAAGTCAACCAGCACCGGGCCGTGGTCGGCAAGGTCAAGACAATCTCGGTCAAGCGCGAGGGCCGCAAGTGGTTCGTCGTGCTGACCGCCGAGCAGTCGCGGCCCGAACCGCTGCCCGCGACCGGGACCGTGGTCGGCATCGACCTCGGCATAGCCAACTTCCTCGCCGACTCAGGTGGCGGATTCGTCCCCAACCCGCGTCACGGGCGCGGTAACGCCGATCGGCTCGAGGCCGCCCAGCAGGCGCTGGCGAGGTTCCCCCGGGTGCGCCGGGACAAGCGGACCGCGAACCACCGTCGGGCGGTGGAGAGGGTCGCCAAGCTGCACGGAAAGGTCCGTCGTCAGCGGCTCGACCACGCGCACAAGACCGCCCTGACGCTGGTCCGTGAGCACGACTTCATCGCGCACGAGAACCTGACGATCCGCAACATGGTCCGCACCGCCGCACCCAAGCCCGACCCCGATCAGCGGGGGGCGTTCCTGCTCAACGGCGCGGCGGCGAAGGCCGGACTCAACCGCTCGATCCACGATGCCGGATGGGGGGTGTTCCTGACGATCCTCCACGCCAAGGCTGAAAGCGCCGGACGGGAAGTGATCGCCGTTGACCCCCGCAACACCTCCCGCACCTGCCCCGAATGCCTGCACACCAGCGCGGACAACCGGATCACCCAAGCTAAATTCCACTGCGTCACCTGCGGCCACACGGCCCACGCTGACACAGTGGGAGCCATCAACGTTCTACGGGCCGGGCTGGTCCGTCGCGACGCCAACCCGGCGTTACGAGAAGCCCCGGCGTTCACGCAGGGGAGGAGTCACGTAGTGCTCGTCGAAGCCGAATTCGTGGGAGGGGTGGGTGGTGAGGACCTGGAAGCGGTCGTCGACGGGGATGCCGATGGCCTCCACGAGTGCGCGGTGGATGCCGTCGGAGACGGCGCGGAGGACCTCGGGGGTCCTGGCGGAGCTGGCGTCGATGCGAACGAGTGGCACGGTCGCCTCCCGGGTTGGGTGTTCGATGGATTGCGAACATGACACTGTTTGATACCCGTCGAACACATGAACCTCAGGGCCGTGGACCGATTGCCGTGCCGGCCGGGAAGGCCGCGAGCGCCGCACGGGCCGCCGGGTAGAGATCGGCCGGGAAGCGCCGGTCGGAGGAGAGCGACGCTTCGAGCAGCGGCGCGGCGGCCGAGGCCGCGGCTCCGATCTCGGCGATGTACCCGATCGCCGCGCGGCAGGGCTCGTCGGCGTCGCCCGACCGCAACGGTTCCAGCGCCGCCAGCAGCACCGGGACGGCGGGCTCGGGGTCGCCCGTGAGCCGCCACCAGGCGTACGCGGCCTGGACGCGGGTCCAGGGGCCCGGTGACCGCAGCAGGGGCCGGACCGCGGGGGCACATCCGATCGCCTGCGGCCCGAGCTGCGCCAGACGGCCGAGGTCGGCGTACCCCAGGCCCCTGGAGGACTCCCCGTCCAGGAACGCCATAAAGACGGTCGGTTCGCCCGTGATCCGCCAGTGGGCCCATGCGGCGTTCTGCGCGCCGTGCCACCGTCGAACGCCGATCGGCGTCAGCGTGCTGCCGTCGTGGCGTGGTGGTTGCGTGACTCCGCGGACGAACTCGTCGAGGATGCCTGCCGCGGGTGCCGCTGCCGGTCCGATGCTGCCCAAGACGTCGCAGGCCCAGCGGGCGTTGCGGGTGGCGAGCGTCGTCACCAGCTCGGGGACCGCCTGGTCGGCGACCGGCCCCCATTCCGCCAGGGTCACCAGCACGGGACGAAGACTCTCGGCAGCGGCCGAGTCGACGAGCCGACGCCGGATTCCGGGGAACAACTCCTCGGCCCAGCGCGCCAACGGCCGGAGCACCTGCCCGAGCGAAGTCGTGGGGAAGAACGGGATGCGGCCGCCCGGGGACAGCCACAGCCGCACAGTGGCCAGAACCGCCGGATGGCCGATGCGGGCGAGAGCCAGCGTCGCCGGTCCGGCGATCCGTTCGTAGGAAATGCTCGGCGGCCGCGATCAGCGCGGGAACGGCCGGCTCGATGGCTTGCGCGGAGTCCGGTGACGCGAGCCGCGCCAGCGCCATCGCGGCGTCGACCCGGGCGGAGGGGTGGGCGGCCTTCACGCACCGGGTCAGGCCGGCCACCAACTCCGGCCGGGGAGCCCGCCATCGCTGCAGCACGGCGGACGCGAGCGAGATCGCGCCGCTGACCAGTTCGGCGCGCTCGGAGTCGAACGCGCTGACGGCGAGGGCCTCCGCACGGTCCGCGTGCTCGCGCACGTCCAGCCGGAGATCCCCCGGATCCACACGTGCGTCCGCGAGCAGCTTGCACGCCCAGAAGTCGTGCTCCGCCCCAGCCCCAAGCCGCATGGCCCGAAGACTACAGCCGGCGCCCTTCGCTGCGGCCGCGGGCCGGATCGGCCGCCGTGGTCGCCCCCGCTGGCAACATCACCTCGATCACCGCCGCCACCACCGCCGGTCCGCCCACCCGCGACGGCACCGGGGGAAGCCGGCCGGGCGCGTTGCTGTGGGGCGGGACGTGGGCGTGCGCGCCTCAGATCCGGGCCAGCAGCTGGGCCAGGGGGCGCGGCACCCGGTCCAGGGGCACGGCCCCGGCCATCAGCGCCGCGTAGCGTTCCTTGCCGCCCGAGCGTCCGCTCATCAGCCGGCGCAGCTGGTCGTGCAGGCTCCACTCGCGCAACGCGGGCTGCTTCTGCAGCGTACGGAAGGAGCGCAGCTCACCCTCGGCGGCGACGAGGCCTTCCACCGTCTCGGGGCCGACCGCGCGGATGAGCTCGTCCTCCAGGTCGGCGGAGCAGCTGAAGAACCCGCGCGCCTCCAGCCAGGTCCTGTCCGGCTCGGGGGTCGTCCGCTCGCATCCGACCTGCGCGAGGCCGCGGAGCACGAACCGCTCCTCGGCCTCGTCGTAGAGCCCCGCGATGCGCGTCCCCGGGGCGAGGGTGCGGTAGTGGGCGAGGTGGTGCCCGATGTTGGTGATGCCGTGCATGGGCACCACGGCGACCCCGGCGGCGACAAGGTCCCGCCCCCTGCGGCGCGCCAGCACCTCCAGGGCGACCTGGTCGCTGACCCCCTCCACCAGCACGACAGCCTGAGACGTCACGACCTCATCCTGCGCCACCGGCTGGGCCGGCACCACCGAATACCTGGTGCCGCGGGTATCACACCGTCACACCGTCAGGCGACGGATGGAGAAGAAGCCGCCGGCCAGCAACAGCACCACGGCGGCTGCGAGGGCGCCGGTGACCCCGGTGGCCGTGAACGCGGAGAAGAAACGGCCGACGTCGCTCCAGCCGTGCGCCCAGGTCGTGACGACGGCGGCCAGGGCGAGGGCGCCCAGTTGCGCGGCGCCGAAGAGCGAGGTGCCGGGCAGACCGGCGCGGCGGAACACCAGGCCGTACCACATGCCGTAGACGAACAGGAAGGCGAAGACCGTCGACGCGGTGAGCCAGGACAGGTACCAGGGGCCTTCGAGAAGGAAGGGCACGCGGAAGTAGGCCATGTCCATGCCCCAGCCACCGGTGGCACGTTCCAGTACCTGGCCGAGGGCGAGGACGAGCCCGAAGCCCACGGCCAGGGCGGTGGCCAGGGCGGAGGCGCCGAGGAAGTAGGTACGTCGGCTGACGCCGAGGGTGAGGACGAAGGGCAGCGCGCGGGCGACCGACTGCACGCCCACGACGAACATGACCAGGAATGCCGCGGCCAGGCCGCCGACCCAGCGCTGGCCGGTGTGGCCGGCCGGGGTGAGCTGCAGGATCACCACGTCCAGGGCGAAGCCGAACGCCGCCCATGCCCAGGGCAGCACGAGGTAGGTGACGCGGTCGAGCAGCAGGCAGCGGGCGACCTTGACGATCGGGGTGGGGCGCATCAGGGGGCTCCTGCCGGGGTGAGTCCGAGTCGGGCGTCGTGCTCGGCCGCGTAGACGGCGAGTTGCTGCAGCGTGACGGCCTCGAGGCGGAGCCGGAGGTGGTCGGCGACCTCGCGGTCGCGGTCGTCGAGCCGGCCGACCATCACCGTCCTGGCCTGGGAGCCCATCGTGCGTCGGCTGAGCGTCGCGCGGCCGGCGACGAAGCGGTCCACGTCCGCGGCGAGGCCCGAGACGATGGTGGCGGTGCCGCGCACGTCCTCGGCGGGGGCGTCCAGGACGAGGTGGCCGTGGTCCAGGACCAGGACGCGGTCAAGGAGTTCGGCCGCCTCGTCGATGAGGTGGGTGGAGAGCACGATGCACCGCGGGTGGGCCGTGTAGTCGGCGAGCAACTGGTCGTAGAAGAGGGCGCGGGCCACCGCGTCCAGGCCCGCGTACGGCTCGTCGAACAGGGTGATCTCGGCGCGGGCGGCGAGCCCGATGACGATGCCGAGCGCGGTGCGCATGCCGCGTGACAGCTTCTTGATGGGCCGGTTCGGCGGCAGCTCGTAGACGTCGAGGAGGGTGCCGGCGAGCTCGGCGTCCCAGTTGGGGTAGAGCAGCGACGCCGCGGTGACCGCGTGACGCACGCGCAGGTCGGGGTAGATCTGGTCTTCGCGGACCAGGATCGTCCGGCGCAGCACGGCGTCGTTCTCCAGCGGCGCGGCGCCGAACAAGTGGACGCGTCCGGTGGTGGCGAACTCCTGGCCCGCCAGGATGCGCAGCAGGGTGGTCTTTCCGGCTCCGTTGCGGCCAAGCAGTCCGGTGACGGACGGGGTGTCGATGTCGAAGGTGACATCGCTGAGGGCCTGGTGGTCGCGGTAGCGGCAGCCGACTCCGGCGAGCGAGACCAGCGGTGTCATGCCCCGCCTCCCGTCGTCACCTCGACGGAGGCGAGCTCCTCGCGGACCAGGCCGAGCAGTTCGTCGGGGCCGATGCCGAGGCGGGCCGCCTCGACCGCGAGCGGTCGCAGGTACCGGTCGGCGAAGCGACGCCGGCGGGCCAGGACGAGCTTCTCCCGCGCGCCGGCCACGACGAACATGCCGACACCGCGGCGCTTCTCGACCAGGCCGTCGTCGACGAGGGCGGTGAGGCTTCGGGCCGCGGTGGCCGGGTTGACGCGGTAGAACGAGGCGAGTTCGTTGGTCGAGGCGACCCTCTCCCCCTCCGCCACGGTGCCGTCGGCGATCTGGTTCGCCAGTTCGGCGGCGATCTGGGCGAAGATCGGCCCGCCGTCGTCCGGGAGCGACATCATCTCTCCTTCTTTCGGTCATCTGGTTACCTACTCTAGTGGGTAACCAGATGACCAAGCAAGGGAGAATAAGGTGATGGGTCGTCATGGATACGGCAGAGCTGCTTTTTTGATGGGTGGTCGCGGCGCGAGGACTACGGGCGGGGGTCGGACGCCAGCAAGCCGTAGAGAAGGTCGTCCGTCCACTCGTTCTTCAGCCAGGTGGCCTGGCGGCGGCAGCCCTCCCGTGTGAAGCCGACGCGTTCCAGCAACGCGGCCGAGCGGGTGTTGCGGGCGTCGCACTCGGCGGAGACACGGTGCAGGCCGCGGACGTCGAACAGCTCGGCGAGGACGGCCCGCACGGCCTCCGAGGCGTAGCCGCGGCCCTGGTGGCCCGCCGCGAGGGTGAAACCGAGCTCGGCCTGGCGCAGGTTCTGGTGGAGGTCGACGGTGACGTCCCCGATGAGACGCCGCTCCGCGGTCAGTTCCACCGCGTAGGAGAAGGGCCCGGGCGCGTGCGGGGATGCGGCGGCGAAGGCGCGCACCCAGGCCTGCGCGGTCAGCGGGGTGACCGGCGCCTCCCAGCTCTTGAAGCGGGCCACGTCCGGTTCGGAGCGGTACGCGGCGAGCGCCGGGGCGTCCTCGTCGCGGAACCGACGGAGCGTGAGCCGGGGTGTGGTGAGGGGCACGGGATTCTCTTTCGACGTTCGGATGGCTCAGGCACGCCAGAGGGCGGCGTGTCTGTGGCGCCCCGGTTCGGCCTCGAAGTCCGAAGCCGGCCCGAGGCGAAGCAGGCCGAGTTGGTGCCGTGCGACCTGGCGGGCTCGGCGCTCGTCCCTGCGGGCGAGGCCGCCCACGTCCCCTCCGTGCGTGTCACTGCGGGCGAACGAGTAAACGGCGACCGACCGCCGCACCTGCTGCGGCTGCGGGCGTCTGCCGTCCCGCGCGGCGCAGCGCAGACTTTGGGAGCTGTAACGGAGATCGTGCAGGACGACCGCCCGCCAGGGACGCCACGGACGCGAAGGCGCCTCCGGCGACAGGGCGGCCGGACGACGGACATGGTGCGCGGTCCTGGCCATGCCTCCACTCCTACCCCACGGTTCCGCCCGGTCGCGAGAGGTTTTGCGGCGCGGGACGTCGGGTCGGGCGCGCGGACCGGCGAGAGCACTGGCAGGAAGCCCCTAGCCGATGTGCCCCTCACCGGCCCGGGCGTCCCGCTGCTTCTCCTCTTCCAACGATTTCCGCACCTCCCGCGTGTAGGTCTCGACCCAGGGATCCGAACCGACGGTGTTGCGCAGTGCGTTGAGAAGGCGGATGGCCTCGTGGCGGTGTCCGTCCATCCGGCCCAGCTCCCTGGCAGCGCTCAGGCGGCTGGTGCTGTCGAGGGTACGGTCCGCGGCCAGGCGGATCAGGAGCGCGGCGCCGGCCTCGTGGTGTCCGCTCACCTTCGTCAGGTCCTCGGCCGCGTGCACGCGGTCGTGCGGGCTCAGCGAGGTGTCGTCGGCGACGGTGGTCAGGAGTTCGGCACCTGCCTCCCGATGTCCGTCGACCCGGGTCAACGCGTCGGCCGCATGTCGTCGGAGCCGGCCGTCGGCGGTGGCATCGCGGGCGAGACCGGTCAGGAGCGAGACGCCGACCTCGCGGTAGCCGTCCGCCGCCGCGAGAGCCGCGGCCGCCCCGGCCCGCTCCCGGGCGGTGAGGGTGGTGTCGTGGGTGAGGCCCGACAGGAGGGTCGCGCCGAGCACCTGGCAGCGCTCCATCCTGATCAGTGCGCAGGCGGCGTCCAGGCGCACCGAGCTGCGCAGGGTGGTGTCCCGGACGAAGCCGGACACGAGGGCGGCACCGGCTTCCCTGTGGTCGTCCAGTGCGAGCAGTTCCTGGGCGGCCCGCAGGTGCCAGACGTGGTCGCGCAGGGTGGGGTCGGTGGCGAGGCGGGTGAGGAGTTCGGCGCCGACGTCGTGGAAGCCGTCCACTCGGGCGAGGGCACCGGCCGCGTTCACCCTGCTGCTGTCGACGAAGAAGGGGTGATGACCCACCTTGCCTCGCACCGTGAGCCACCACCGCCACGTCCGCTTCGCCCCGGGAGTCCCGGCGAGGCGGACCAGAGCCGCAGCGCCGGCCTCTCGACACCCGTCCAGGGCCGCCAACGCGGTGGCCGCGCTGACGCGGTCGTGGCCGGCGAAGGCGGCGCTGTCGGCGAAGGCGGTCAGCAGGGCGGCGCCGGTCTCGCGGTGCTCCGCCAATCCGGCCAGAGCCTTGGCGGCGGCCACACGATCGTCGACGCCGAAGGAGCTGTTCTCGGCGAGGCGGGTCAGCAACGCGGCACCGGACTCCTGGTGGCCGTCGACGGCGGTCAACGCCTGGGCGGCTCTCACCCGGGCATGACCGTTCTGATCGCTGACGGCCGCACCCCACTTCGGAGGCCGGCGCGGCCTGGGTGCCCGCCACTCGCCGGTGACGTCGTCCGCGAATCGGGTCAGGCGCGCGACACCGTCCTCGCTGTGCCCCGGGAGCCTGGACAGGGCCTCCGCCGCGCTCACGCGGTGGGCGCCGTGGAACGAGGTGTCGTCGGCGAGGCTGATCAGGAGAGCGGCACCGTCCTCCAGGTGTCCGTCCGCGAAGGCCAGGGTCTCGG
This genomic interval from Streptacidiphilus rugosus AM-16 contains the following:
- a CDS encoding TOPRIM nucleotidyl transferase/hydrolase domain-containing protein → MTSQAVVLVEGVSDQVALEVLARRRGRDLVAAGVAVVPMHGITNIGHHLAHYRTLAPGTRIAGLYDEAEERFVLRGLAQVGCERTTPEPDRTWLEARGFFSCSADLEDELIRAVGPETVEGLVAAEGELRSFRTLQKQPALREWSLHDQLRRLMSGRSGGKERYAALMAGAVPLDRVPRPLAQLLARI
- a CDS encoding ATP-binding cassette domain-containing protein encodes the protein MTPLVSLAGVGCRYRDHQALSDVTFDIDTPSVTGLLGRNGAGKTTLLRILAGQEFATTGRVHLFGAAPLENDAVLRRTILVREDQIYPDLRVRHAVTAASLLYPNWDAELAGTLLDVYELPPNRPIKKLSRGMRTALGIVIGLAARAEITLFDEPYAGLDAVARALFYDQLLADYTAHPRCIVLSTHLIDEAAELLDRVLVLDHGHLVLDAPAEDVRGTATIVSGLAADVDRFVAGRATLSRRTMGSQARTVMVGRLDDRDREVADHLRLRLEAVTLQQLAVYAAEHDARLGLTPAGAP
- a CDS encoding GNAT family N-acetyltransferase, which codes for MPLTTPRLTLRRFRDEDAPALAAYRSEPDVARFKSWEAPVTPLTAQAWVRAFAAASPHAPGPFSYAVELTAERRLIGDVTVDLHQNLRQAELGFTLAAGHQGRGYASEAVRAVLAELFDVRGLHRVSAECDARNTRSAALLERVGFTREGCRRQATWLKNEWTDDLLYGLLASDPRP
- a CDS encoding IS4 family transposase, giving the protein MSGQCVITREIAVAEGVFAPGHLGELTQIVPFEMVDEVLAECGAVQQRLRKLLARVVVYLLLAAALFEECGYPAVWSKLTGALDAVPIPRITATALWHARTRLGVRPLRALFNLLRGPASAIRTTGARWAGLLVVAIDGTSLDVPDAPATRARLGKGSNQYTTADYPQILLVALVACGTRAVIDAVFGPGTHGESTHAKRLARSLHADMIVLLDRGLSGNPLLETVADTGAAFLARLSAARKPPVLGRFPDGSFLSRLGWVEVRIIECEITIATTAGRHAGVYRLATTLLDRRRYPAFEFKLYHQRWEIESAYFAMKKTMLGRRVLRARTLPGVAQEIYALLAVYQVIRIAIADATGAVPGTDPDRASFSVALQTARDQVIQAAGVIAGTVIDLVGAIGQAVLDRLMPTRRLRISPRAVKRPLSRYAYKGLRVDRRTYKAIISIDILLTEPISP
- a CDS encoding GntR family transcriptional regulator, which encodes MMSLPDDGGPIFAQIAAELANQIADGTVAEGERVASTNELASFYRVNPATAARSLTALVDDGLVEKRRGVGMFVVAGAREKLVLARRRRFADRYLRPLAVEAARLGIGPDELLGLVREELASVEVTTGGGA
- a CDS encoding tautomerase family protein, encoding MRRSRPSRPARQSVHGPEVHVFDGYQTVSCSQSIEHPTREATVPLVRIDASSARTPEVLRAVSDGIHRALVEAIGIPVDDRFQVLTTHPSHEFGFDEHYVTPPLRERRGFS